GTGAAAGTGCATACCGGATCGCCAAATAGTCAGCTCCAAGACACCGACAGAGTAAGGCTTGATTtgtatcttcatcatcatttctGTAAAGTCCTTCGCGATGCGAGAGTCTTGTTTAGGATACAAGAACGTCTGCAAGACGTTAGGGTACAAGAAAGTATCTCTCTTATTTCGTCTTGAGCTACTTTATTGAATGACCCTTTCTATTCTcaatctgtaattttttttttttcaatttcattttttttaatttacattatGAAACTCATCGGGTATTTACCTATTGGATCTTCTGGTATTTATCGCctaaataaaattattgatcAACTGGACATTTATACGGAAGCAAATAATATCCACCATTTTTTAATGGGTTTTCTACTAATTTTAACATAATTACTATTTTCAGACCAAACCATCATATCTATCTACAAAACTTGGCCAGTACTGTGGTACTCCTCAGCAGCTCGTTCGAACGATTGAAGAATTAAAGGATCGTCCTCTTCTGGTTCATCTGGGGGAAAGCCGTCAGATGTATGTCTCCATGAAGTCTTCTTCTACTCAACGTGTCGTCACTACTGGAATGGGTAGTAGCTCCTTCGATATTTCAACTGGCCGAAGAAGATCAATTTCAGACCCGCTTGACCCGGAAGCGTTGGTGCAATCTCTTAGCACTCTGGGAATAGGTGCGAGATTGTCAAGCGGATGGCAAGTAGAACCGGGAAAGTTCTACAGGCAGAACGAAGGTCATGAGTCTATCTGGTCATCGGAACATGGTTCAAGCCCAGACTACGTGAGACCAACGGCTTTTGGAGACATTCTCAGTGGACATGATAGAAAGGCTCATACTATCGGAGCTTATGGTAGACCGGGGTTGGACCAAACTATGGTCCCTTCAAGGAATCATAAGGATCCTTTACCAGTTCCCATCAAAGTGGTCAGGCCTGCTCAAAGCTGGAGCCCAAAGACCCGTCCGGATTTACCTTATTCTGTCTATGACCATATGTACCATGCCTATGATGAAATCTCCAGTGTCCTGAGCAGCAGGCAGCTCATAGAGTAAggaatgtaggcctatatatcttCTTTTCAGGATATTCCAAgtaaagaagtaaaaaaaaaagtcatgatgTTGCATGTGGCGAGAATCGTGTACTGTAATATGTTATGAGACCTATGCACTGATGCTTCTATGAAATTTCAATTCGATGGAATTAGGATTTGTGTATTCAAGAGATGATATCTCAAGGTTTGGACATCTAAATTTGCCACTCATGAAAAGTTGGTTTAACAGATTAATGCGTACCTGTAGAATATTTGTGATGATTGTTATATATGTGTGTTTTAATGAGTGGTGATGTCATAATAAATAACTTGTGAGACATAAAGGCTATTAAcaaaattttccaaattaataGGGCTTACACAAGATCCAAATCATGCAAATTTGTATGAAACTGCAGGCCAAATAATTTACTATCGTTATTTATGTTCTTGCAGGATGGTTACTCACGAACAAAGTACAGGACCGGTAAACGTCGAGCTGAAGAAACACGATGTAAACAACGGTGTCGTTTTCGTTGAACTAAAATCAAGAATTTGGTAAGTTTGGTAACCTACCCATTCAATCTCATGGCTACGTATGGGTCTGTGTCCCGGTACTTCACCATCAGAGACGCGGAAATAATAACTGACAAAGCTGATGATATCGAtttattttgttggaaatttgGTGCGAAATTAAACTTGCAAAAGCATATAAACGTGAtagaaatatcaattttttttcctaataGTAATAGCATTTTGAATTCGCTTACAAAttcaggaaggaaggaaggaaggaattaCAAGAAATGCATCCGACTAACGGATACAGTCTTGAACTTTTAAATAAAAGGGTTTTGGTCTTCTCTTCttggccccgttgcataaaagttaccattttggtaactttgccatccagtggtaACTTTCATGGTGTCCttggttctgattggctgttgatcgctgttaccatggtagttaccattggatggcaaaattaCCTTATGCAACTTGCCCCTGGTGTTAAAACTTCTTCTAGATGTCCACAACAgtattttttattgcatttgCCCCGCTTATTCTCTCGTCTTTCTCCTGCATCAGGATTGCTTCTTGGAAAAGAGAGGTGAACGGCAAAGCAAAGTTTCACAAGACGCTTCACATTGGTGACGAACTTGCATCAGTCAACGGAAAGGACGTACGTAACGTGAAACACACAGCAGAACTTATCAGCAGTTCATCTGGTGACATGGTAAGGTGTCGCAAAGGTCAaactcaaaagaaaaagaaatttagGAGGTATTTTAATATGAGAATCGCCGATTAGAGTCCCTTATCATACACATCTTGtgatattatgtatattatctTATTTGTATGACTTATTCAATCTATGTCAAAGATCATTTGAGCCTtgtgaaaaaagggggaaaattcaACTGTTTTCTGTAAATTATGTATAATCATTTTTGAAATATGCCTACCTGTATGTAACTTCCTATTTGATATAAATGGCTATtcttataatcattattattgttatgattatgattattattattatcatcatcatttttatcattattcataactAATTCCGGATTTGTCTTTGAATGTTGAATCTATTATTGGTAACCAATAATGAAAGACGTATGCATTTGTCACGGTAGTTTGACCAGGCAGTCAAGTTGGATACAAAAGGATGATTGCCAAAACGGGTAGTATAAActttatatgaaaatatgaataataatttagtttTCTCGCCAATCCGTTATAATGATATATTCCTCCATTGAATCTAAGAAAACATTCTCTCTTTTAATCCAGGTCAAATTACATATTAATCGGATGCCTCTGGCGAAGGTCGTGTACTTGACAAAATCCATTACAGATACGTGGGGCTGCGAATTCTCTAGAAATGAGGTAACACAttttagtaggcctatacattttattatttctcCATAATTATCTGAGAGCgtttgaaatatacatcaaatGATTATAGTACAATGCAAAGAACATTGCCACAAAATGCTAAGTCCTACGAGAAAATAAATACCTAGAATCATAGGtcttaaattgaaatattaaatcaaCGTTGAAATGATATATAAGTTTGTTATAAGAAATATTGCTCTTTTACAttttgtagtttttaaaataaaaaaaaacaataaaatgtacgAATATAGTTTAGATTCTAATCCACTTATATGTTTATTCCTGAATAAAAGATTTGCATTTCAAGGATCTTTTTTTAGCTTGAGAAAGATGGTTTCTTTTTACCCCAACAAACAGAGTTTGTATAGATATTAATTATCTTCTGTTCTCGAAGGGGGTAACATATTACTTACCTTAGGttaaaaatgatatttgcaAGAAAAAATACGAATTCGGCATTTGTTATAAAACAAATCAGCAAATAGTATcgtttttctcttatttttatttatattaagcTCACGAAAATGTATACAGGACCACTCAAAGACTCTGGAATAGCTGAAACTCCGTACGGTTTGAATGGGAAGGAGACTAAGTGGGTAGTTACTGAATGCCATCATCAGCCGGTACCTATAATGACGTGTCAGAAAGATGAAGTGAGTTTTCCAATTTGTGCACCATTCTTCTTCTCCGAATCCTTAATGTTCAATTTTATTATAATCACGATATATGATTGTAGAAATAGTACAAAACGTTGTGTGAACCCAATATAACTACGCACTGAGAaatatcaaatcatatttttcagtGGAAGTTCTTTTGGGCACGGCTTTTCTCACAAAGAAGCTTTTTGCAACTTCATGGGTGCAGTTGGCTTCATTTTACACCATAAGGAGTGCGGATTTGTACCCGTTTGCATGATAAAGAAAGATTCAAATTTCCACCATGTTCAATGCAAAATGTATGCATCCTTAAAAAAAGTGTGTATGTTTGCACTAAAAGTTGTTGCTATTGTGAAATTTAGGGTGCAAGTCTTTCATAGTGTGAATTCAGCTATGAAATTCTATGTCCAAGGCCGAACTTGAATGTGAGTATTGTTTGAAAAGTACGATACTGCTAAACAAACATAAAAGTTTTCCCTGTAAAATTTATAAACGGTCAGGTAAATTAAGGCCTGTTAAGGTCTCGAGACTGGCCCCGATTCCATCCCTCAAAactaaatatgattttaaactAGGAGGCCgtcatttcataaaactgttcgatagttgactttaagaacgactggtgatccttaaGGTAAATAATATTCACCATGAAATGTTCATTGATGATGATTTACTAAACAATGAAATTTTATAAAAGTTTTAttgttcttaacttacgaacagcttaagTTAAGAGCTTAAGTTTgcttttaacttacgaacagcttaatgaaacacccaccgggacCAACTGAATGTAGTTAATTGCAATGCGTCTATGGTAGTTGGATCACCAGCAATGTGCTCGAAAGATGACAGAGGGCGATAGTAACATCTGACACATTGTCAAAGTTCATATCAGCACGACATCTAAAATCTCTGGTTAAGCTTCTTTTGGATCAATAATGGCAACCTTCACAATAAATTTACTTTCTTGTAATCTTGTTTACTAGAAAATCATGACCATGACCATGATGACGTTTGAGATAGTCAGAAACAGTTGTATCAGAAACCATGAATCTATCATTAGAATTGATTAATGACATGTGTTTCTGTTATACTTTGTAGGTGAAAAATCGAATGTTTATGTCAAATACGGAGCTTCCTCTTGTTCTACATCCGAAGGATTTCATCGACAGCCTCGTAGCGATGCtcaaaaaaaatcagaagatAATCAAGCACACGTCGGACTACCTAATTTAGTAGGCCTACGATACGCAAGGTCAACGACATCGGTGATGTCGGCGATGATGACACCCCCTAGATCGCCGCTTAGGTGCTATGGTGCCCTCTCTTATCATTGTTTACCTACCTGTCCAAGCAGTTGCGTACATATGTGGGTCTTggggcgcttgcccccccccccc
The genomic region above belongs to Lytechinus pictus isolate F3 Inbred chromosome 12, Lp3.0, whole genome shotgun sequence and contains:
- the LOC129272598 gene encoding uncharacterized protein LOC129272598; this encodes MSENVVTEIGLLFVPGVTSLFLLHSIEQLADSRRVRDILRIRKQFIILEQKMANTKVKKWKKPDKDHSGATRELSKGYMMLGEECKIEGGLTLDFRAKNVLFYVLKAVDLFCYQLVSYRDKKHSKKKGAEPVRTIRYTGRVLTHQFVIGQTGNQKEVIFVVIHAHEPTYFKPDQKQAEKWFQEFSQVSRYSKEKELSRGAVVNTKQPPINAPERYTPKTDRRFVGDYVTLRSEPGPKQSPEATGSKLMTGQVASPSSGTKPTRNKSDPALSTTARKHGNAAKNTRIKQNGSMGQLPETRGIQKQERRSQQEDGIFNRKGHLNKQTEKSPSSTSDLSKVLRTQPRSTNDDDESLLSMYAPSEVIFDIHPWKFDDNDGDDHGEEDSMSPRNPQARKPVKRGRSLRRRRENGKFAWDLTDTIDEMDTATPAAPVKVHTGSPNSQLQDTDRTKPSYLSTKLGQYCGTPQQLVRTIEELKDRPLLVHLGESRQMYVSMKSSSTQRVVTTGMGSSSFDISTGRRRSISDPLDPEALVQSLSTLGIGARLSSGWQVEPGKFYRQNEGHESIWSSEHGSSPDYVRPTAFGDILSGHDRKAHTIGAYGRPGLDQTMVPSRNHKDPLPVPIKVVRPAQSWSPKTRPDLPYSVYDHMYHAYDEISSVLSSRQLIEMVTHEQSTGPVNVELKKHDVNNGVVFVELKSRIWIASWKREVNGKAKFHKTLHIGDELASVNGKDVRNVKHTAELISSSSGDMVKLHINRMPLAKVVYLTKSITDTWGCEFSRNELTKMYTGPLKDSGIAETPYGLNGKETKWVVTECHHQPVPIMTCQKDEVKNRMFMSNTELPLVLHPKDFIDSLVAMLKKNQKIIKHTSDYLI